Sequence from the Paenibacillus tundrae genome:
CAGTTGAGGGTAAATTCATCCGTCTGCCTGAGCGTTCGGAATTGTCCCAAGAAATCGATGAGAAACAAATCGTCGAGTTCTACAACCGTTAATCGTTGCGATTACATTAAATCTTCAAATAAAACAGCTGTCGAGATTTTCTCGGCAGCTGTTTTTCTATGTTTTTGACTAAGCAAAGTAGAATTTAGGGGTGATATTGAGAAATTCGCCGTATCCATCAGCAGAATAACACGCGAAGGATACCGTTTTGATCAGGAAGTGATGATCTAATAACGTAAGAACTTATATGCAAAGTACGTCACAGCTGAAAAAATACCACTCACCATGATAATAATTGCTGATTCAAACATCTCTATTTCGATTCCAAACTGATATATCACAAGCATTGTGATTATGACTAAAATCATGACTATAAATCCAAGTGAAAATGAAGATTTACAATGTGAAATTATTCTTTCATCATGCTCCGAGTCCACACCCCGTTTAATCCCTTTGTTGTCCATAGCCAATATGATTAAGTTTATAATTGAACATCCGAGCAATCCAAAGCCCAAAGGCATAGCAAACGACAAGTTAGGATTATCTAATGCAAACTTCTGGTAGAGAGCAATTGAAAAAACGAGCAGTCCGATAATACACATAATAATAGATACTATAGTCCATTTCCTCACTCAACATCCCCCTCTTCCTCAAAAATAAAAACCTGCTCAATGCTTTTATTGAACACCCGAGCTATAAGATAAGCCAGCATGATGGATGGATTATATCGCCCTCTTTCCAATGAAATAATGGTCTGACGTGATACGTTAACCTTCTCGGCCAGATCCTGTTGTGTCATGTTAA
This genomic interval carries:
- a CDS encoding helix-turn-helix transcriptional regulator, producing the protein MKNKIETYRRELNMTQQDLAEKVNVSRQTIISLERGRYNPSIMLAYLIARVFNKSIEQVFIFEEEGDVE